One window of the Vigna radiata var. radiata cultivar VC1973A chromosome 1, Vradiata_ver6, whole genome shotgun sequence genome contains the following:
- the LOC111241642 gene encoding cytochrome P450 704C1-like: MEETFGQAWDRFKGLLRATPVHGFDKASYLLAFLGGGKRRLEEETIEISSSEDEEEERMSNTHKRSERKKSEREKEKEDIKESLRKILKEAPLNPITSSQTLEGDDKIKYYLESEVYTIDPRNIEHILKTNFDKYSKGKYNQDIVTDLFGEGIFAVDGDKWRQQRKLASYEFSTRVLRDFSCSVFRRNATKLVRIISELSHQGQVFDMQDMLMRCTLDSIFKVGFGAELNCLEGSSKEGSKFMKAFDESNALIYWRYVVIV, from the exons atggaagaaacattTGGGCAAGCTTGGGATAGATTTaaaggattgttgagagcaaccccggttcatgggtttgacaaaGCTTCTTACTTGCTagcattccttggag GAGGAAAGAGgagattagaagaagaaacaattgagattAGCAGCAGCgaggacgaagaggaggaaaggatgAGTAATACACATAAGAGAAGCGAAAGGAAGaaatcagaaagagaaaaggagaaggaagacatTAAAGAGTCACTCCGCAAAATTCTTAAGGAGGCACCTCTTAATCCTataacatcttcacaaactctTGAGGGTGATGACaagatcaaatactatctggAGAG CGAGGTGTACACTATAGACCCCAGAAATATTGAACACATACTGAAAACCAACTTTGATAAGTACTCCAAAGGTAAGTATAACCAGGATATTGTGACTGATCTTTTTGGTGAGGGGATTTTTGCAGTTGATGGTGACAAGTGGAGGCAGCAAAGGAAGCTTGCAAGCTATGAATTCTCCACAAGGGTTCTTAGAGATTTCAGTTGTTCTGTTTTTAGAAGAAATGCTACCAAGTTGGTCAGAATTATCTCAGAACTTTCCCATCAGGGTCAAGTTTTTGATATGCAA GACATGCTAATGAGATGCACTTTGGACTCAATATTCAAAGTTGGGTTTGGAGCAGAATTGAATTGCTTGGAGGGGTCAAGCAAAGAGGGAAGCAAATTCATGAAAGCCTTTGATGAATCAAATGCTTTGATATATTGGCGCTATGTTGTAATAGTGTAA